In a genomic window of Erigeron canadensis isolate Cc75 chromosome 5, C_canadensis_v1, whole genome shotgun sequence:
- the LOC122601233 gene encoding uncharacterized protein LOC122601233: MAENHSEEDEHNRQNEEEEPVFDENSMDISDQIGRALEKYTPILLERLNQTLEGELNDHIAQMIKEEVAVNVQREFEKRDAKDKGKKTGEEKDVEVTGVRMYKKKFTFRHFEVCHPPEYHGDRNPIVCTRWISEIEGAFCTSQCPTHLKVIFVVGMLRSGGKRWWDGLLAIKKGVLDNVEWPDFKEMFFKEFRSEAEITKLRSEFLNDCQGNMSLNEFRNQFLDKAQFCLEILENDQLLKKQFYLKLRKNLREKISLRQIESFSMLANVARDHEIEMSRVDDSDLKRKHEDTNSPNKRSRQEGSSGNHSNRRNITFCHQYKKNHSGVCRGAEKGCYTCGKSGHTSRDCWSKPQKPIICFKYFEEGHIRSSCPKLT, from the coding sequence ATGGCTGAAAATCATAGTGAAGAGGATGAGCACAATAGAcagaatgaagaagaagagccCGTATTTGATGAGAATAGCATGGATATCTCGGATCAAATAGGGAGAGCACTAGAAAAGTATACTCCTATCTTGCTTGAGAGGTTGAATCAAACATTGGAAGGAGAATTGAATGATCACATTGCTCAAATGATCAAAGAAGAAGTTGCGGTTAATGTGCAACGAGAGTTTGAAAAGCGGGATGCCAAGGATAAAGGCAAAAAGACTGGGGAGGAGAAAGATGTGGAAGTAACGGGGGTAAGAATGTACAAGAAAAAGTTTACTTTTCGACATTTTGAAGTGTGCCACCCACCTGAGTATCACGGTGATCGTAATCCCATCGTTTGTACTCGGTGGATATCGGAAATAGAAGGGGCATTTTGCACTAGTCAATGCCCCACACATTTGAAAGTTATATTTGTGGTCGGTATGCTAAGGAGTGGTGGAAAGAGATGGTGGGATGGTTTGTTGGCTATCAAGAAAGGGGTGTTAGATAATGTGGAGTGGCCCGACTTCAAAGAGATGTTTTTCAAGGAGTTCCGGTCGGAGGCCGAGATAACTAAGTTGAGGAGCGAATTCCTAAATGATTGTCAAGGCAACATGAGCTTAAATGAATTCCGAAATCAATTCTTGGACAAAGCACAATTTTGTCTGGAAATTCTTGAGAATGATCAATTGCTCAAAAAGCAATTTTATTTGAAGTTGAGGAAGAATCTCCGGGAGAAGATTAGCTTACGTCAAATAGAGTCTTTCTCCATGTTGGCGAATGTGGCTCGGGATCATGAAATTGAGATGTCAAGAGTGGATGATAGTGATTTGAAAAGGAAACATGAAGACACGAACTCTCCCAACAAACGGTCTAGACAAGAAGGTAGTTCCGGTAACCATTCTAATAGAAGAAATATTACTTTTTGCCATCAATACAAGAAGAATCATTCAGGAGTATGTAGGGGGGCGGAGAAGGGTTGTTATACTTGTGGGAAATCGGGGCACACTAGTCGGGATTGTTGGTCTAAACCTCAAAAACCCATTATATGTTTCAAATACTTTGAGGAGGGTCATATAAGAAGCTCGTGTCCTAAGTTGACCTAG